In one Paenibacillus sp. JQZ6Y-1 genomic region, the following are encoded:
- a CDS encoding AI-2E family transporter, with amino-acid sequence MLPLYKKYWRTVFDIAVVVLTVYLVLLLSSWLYRIAAPVFLSVLIFAIIEPFAMFLNRRGLPKMASSAIAVLVFVLIILGALFGAGLVFVSQIGQVTDALPGYASIVQQHFASFTVFLQDKLNALPPNVTEQINEYFATFTAGLAVWGKSLFNVAIGWLGTFSSFIGSFAVGIILVFFLSAEINLWRRIAHEKTPNTIKKAVFFLKNHVFFAIGAYLKAQLIMVSLTFVLVYIGLLILQVDHSFSLAILSALFDILPLLGIPVIFLPWIIYLFIVGQTGLGIGLTVLLVVVMLTRQLLEPKITGNSIGITSAYLMLSAMIISLSIFGVAGLVLSPILIILLKELFVQGYLQRWITLPKEEFEPMPSSDGDVTNATVSNDEPVAGASVDSPSSASTTAFTDKDDAT; translated from the coding sequence ATGTTGCCTTTGTACAAAAAATACTGGCGAACCGTATTTGATATTGCGGTCGTCGTATTGACGGTTTATCTCGTCCTATTGCTATCTAGCTGGCTGTACCGCATTGCGGCGCCCGTGTTTCTATCTGTGTTGATTTTTGCGATCATCGAGCCGTTTGCTATGTTTCTGAATCGGCGTGGATTACCCAAAATGGCAAGCTCGGCGATTGCTGTACTTGTCTTTGTCTTGATTATTTTGGGCGCGTTATTTGGTGCCGGATTGGTTTTCGTATCCCAGATTGGTCAGGTCACTGACGCTCTACCGGGATATGCGTCCATCGTGCAGCAGCATTTTGCAAGCTTTACTGTCTTTTTACAGGATAAACTAAACGCATTGCCACCCAACGTAACAGAGCAGATCAATGAATATTTTGCTACCTTTACCGCAGGATTGGCAGTCTGGGGCAAATCGCTATTCAATGTTGCGATCGGCTGGCTAGGTACGTTCTCGTCGTTTATCGGCAGCTTTGCGGTTGGCATTATTCTAGTATTCTTCCTGAGTGCCGAGATTAATCTATGGCGACGAATCGCTCATGAGAAAACGCCGAATACAATCAAAAAAGCCGTCTTTTTTCTAAAAAATCACGTATTCTTCGCGATCGGTGCTTATCTCAAAGCCCAGCTGATTATGGTATCGCTAACCTTTGTACTGGTTTACATCGGGTTATTGATCTTGCAGGTGGATCATTCGTTTTCGCTTGCAATCTTGAGTGCGCTGTTTGATATTTTACCGTTGCTAGGGATTCCGGTTATTTTCCTGCCTTGGATCATTTACCTATTTATCGTTGGGCAAACGGGGCTGGGAATTGGACTAACCGTACTGCTAGTTGTCGTGATGCTGACTCGCCAGCTGCTAGAGCCAAAAATAACTGGCAATTCGATCGGTATCACCTCTGCTTATCTGATGCTGTCAGCGATGATTATCTCACTGTCAATCTTCGGGGTTGCTGGTCTGGTGCTATCGCCTATCTTGATTATTTTGCTCAAAGAATTGTTTGTACAGGGGTATTTGCAGCGCTGGATTACACTGCCGAAGGAAGAGTTTGAACCTATGCCCTCTAGCGATGGTGATGTAACCAATGCAACTGTCAGCAATGATGAGCCAGTAGCAGGAGCTTCTGTCGATTCCCCATCGTCTGCGAGTACAACAGCATTCACTGATAAAGACGATGCAACATAA